The nucleotide window tgtcaaagtcaataggcagaatatctaatagcatgtcaaagtcaataggcagctaaactgaatacatcatgtcaaagtcaataggaatgcaatgtcaaagccaataggcggctagactggatacagcatgtcaaagccaataggcagaatatctaatagcatgtcaaagtcaataggcagctaaactgaatacatcatgtcaaagccaataggcagaatacagaatgtaatggctaatgcgatgtcaaagcccataggcgggtaaactgaatacagaaagtaatggctaatgccatgtcaaagcccataggtggctcaactgaacaaaacatacaatgtgctactggtgaacattgagcaactaatatgcgcagtggtgaaacacaaagtcattggtcaaaacaaaacttatcaaatggcagggcaggacattccgccctttgaccaatgaatttttgtttcacatatctcatatttcaaacaaacaaaaaaaaaacatcagatcaaagcaatccctgtaaagcaatagaagtgaattaacacattgatctcataacctttcacatcagatacatctacatagaaaagactgagcaatttttttttttttttttttctctgaatgagtctctaattcaacagtgttagcaatttgatgtggcatgagttctactcatgtaaagatgcacggtccacttgaaaggtttgctggaagataagcaaaagtcagagttccatacgagagggaaaaaaaaaaaaacacagcaaacaagttgaacttgaactgaaggcgcagtttgcgcaaaatggatccatggtgctggcactttactcagccaggttcaggttggggattcggtcccttccccgaccccacacgcacacaccggaagggggaccacacagtgcactcagggacagtggcgaaacgtggtaggatctgcaaaagaaacaagtatgacttttcttgcaaataacatttttcatttaaactgcacccttcctctttctttccctgttttataatcagcaggacgtttttgaggccctttgttatattttctgcaggttctggagggtcacttagggcttcagcccacacatcagtactgaggtttttatctgctgcgccacagcttcccttttcttgcactgtcagaagggctggggcagactccttctttaacaaacctccattcactgcacttttgccaatttgggccattctgtctccaatttgtatgaatgaatcagattcttttctaggtatcagcataatttcgatttttccttggtaatctgcagcaatcactctccctaaaacctgatcactttgccatttctgttctggtaactttcctctccccaactgctctgtgactgcttgcatgacagattgcttttgtgcgtgctgcacagtttttatcaaatctaggggaatgtgcatctctctcatctctgcccacctgtaagtggctttttctctcagctgttcacatttctggggcacccacttagccatccccactaagtcagaattctgggtgtacacttctctctctgaatttttctcattaacatctgcaaggtaattgaaccagttaggtacaagccatatgtaaaaacaaacagctaaaacatcagcaataaaccaaaaatcagcgtaaaaatgacacatctcacgtagctcttgctttaaaatctgacacacattatacaacgctgttccttctacggtgccagaaaacaacatttcagtcaatgaatcattagtaaaacaaacatgctttttatcttcagtagacacgaattcaaatggtgcacacaatttcatctgtaattcttttatctgtggtactctagccctgtcttgcaagtaccagatccattgtatgattctagctaggggcactattttctttccttgttcttgatttaaatgtacataagtatttccttcttgcactgcgcagaaacttaatgtctgcattatttcatttgccaaatcacaagcgcgcagctgcatattatttttcacagtgaccatatacaaaagtgttaggatttctctcaaatgagggctattctttttccaaaaatcaaacaagctaatgaaactcggggtgtcttgctctaaaatccttcgttttacttgtgcattttgcaacggtaactcgtaaatcacattctggtccctcgtgttatcagttaaggaatgcactttgtctgccaaaaaccctggctcacacggaaactcagtgcagctcggagctgtcttaaccccctcattactggaatgggacaagaaagattcttcaaaaacagcctttttataactttcagtcgggctaatttgctcacgtaaattcctattttcatgttccaactgcctacatttctcctgcatttctctgtaagcagataaaggtatccagacctttctgtcatcattacttccaaaacacacgttttctacatatatacaacgggaattatttctcaaaacaacatcaggcattttagctacacatgcattttcttctgtaattccccaaacagaaaacaattcacagtttttcttagcaccatcaggcagttcatcaacacatgtattctcagacatggtctgccgtgctactgtgattctccaaacagaaaacaattttggtaattctccaaacaacaaaaacaattacactttgaaagtgtgcacttagaaatctactaactcgtcaaaccccttcttaatcacctcttaatgaccgacaccccacgactccaggtaccaattgtagtgctttcctcttatctagtttctaagcactaacataacacaacagaaatgcacttctgaggtcaaagaagacttttattgttgttatatgaatgacgaattagtagctttcaagtccgcgttaatcaaacaaaatatatcagtttgcaatatacacaccaggttatatttataagatattgaatgcaaagcaaaacaaatacttcaccgtgtaggaactatttacagctacatctttctaaggtctgcaagctgatgacccctgtcagccgcgagaaagagtttcatctacccacacgggatgctggcagctggcgccaagctccagcacgaggtccggcagattcgaatctcactctctgcagcctgttacattcgttacaaaggtgtgccccctcctctcagacctgggaaactgagcaagccttttggagactggccaggtctccaagactactcctgttcccaagctcaagcgaggaaaaacaacgcccatgtactctctcttatcaggtctagtctactgtgagagcaaaacatcttggttctctggtgcaaaaacacagcttggaaaaatacagcttggattctcaactgcaatgtctaactccacgttaaaggcaatgggcagctaacctaaatatcaaatgcaatgtcatgttaaaggcaataggcagctaacctaaatatcaaatgcaatgtctagtgtcatgtcaaagccaataggcatctaagctgaatacaaaatgcaatgtcttatatcatgtcaaagcccataggcagctgagctgaatataaaatgcaatgtataatatcatgtcaaagccaataggcagcggagctgaatacaaaatgcaatgtctaatatcatgtcaaagccaataggcagttaagctgaatacaaaatgcaatatataatatcatgtcaaagtcaataggcagaatatctaatagcatgtcaaagtcaataggcagctaaactgaatacatcatgtcaaagtcaataggaatgcaatgtcaaagccaataggcggctagactggatacagcatgtcaaagccaataggcagaatatctaatagcatgtcaaagtcaataggcagctaaactgaatacatcatgtcaaagccaataggcagaatacagaatgtaatggctaatgcgatgtcaaagcccataggcgggtaaactgaatacagaaagtaatggctaatgccatgtcaaagcccataggtggctcaactgaacaaaacatacaatgtgctactggtgaacattgagcaactaatatgcgcagtggtgaaacacaaagtcattggtcaaaacaaaacttatcaaatggcagggcaggacattccgccctttgaccaatgaatttttgtttcacatatctcatatttcaaacaaacaaaaaaaaaccatcagatcaaagcaatccctgtaaagcaatagaagtgaattaacacattgatctcataacctttcacatcagatacatctacatagaaaagactgagcaatttttttatttttttttattttttttttctctgaatgagtctctaattcaacagtgttagcaatttgatgtggcatgagttctactcatgtaaagatgcacggtccacttgaaaggtttgctggaagataagcaaaagtcagagttccatacgagagggaaaaaaaaaaaaacacagcaaacaagttgaacttgaactgaaggcgcagtttgcgcaaaatggatccatggtgctggcactttactcagccaggttcaggttggggattcggtcccttccccgaccccacacgcacacaccggaagggggaccacacagtgcactcagggacagtggcgaaacgtggtaggatctgcaaaagaaacaagtatgacttttcttgcaaataacatttttcatttaaactgcacccttcctctttctttccctgttttataatcagcaggacgtttttgaggccctttgttatattttctgcaggttctggagggtcacttagggcttcagcccacacatcagtactgaggtttttatctgctgcgccacagcttcccttttcttgcactgtcagaagggctggggcagactccttctttaacaaacctccattcactgcacttttgccaatttgggccattctgtctccaatttgtatgaatgaatcagattcttttctaggtatcagcataatttcgatttttccttggtaatctgcagcaatcactctccctaaaacctgatcactttgccatttctgttctggtaactttcctctccccaactgctctgtgactgcttgcatgacagattgcttttgtgcgtgctgcacagtttttatcaaatctaggggaatgtgcatctctctcatctctgcccacctgtaagtggctttttctctcagctgttcacatttctggggcacccacttagccatccccactaaggcagaattctgggtgtacacttctctctctgaatttttctcattaacatctgcaaggtaattgaaccagttaggtacaagccatatgtaaaaacaaacagctaaaacatcagcaataaaccaaaaatcagcataaaaatgacacatctcacgtagctcttgctttaaaatctgacacacattatacaacgctgttccttctacggtgccagaaaacaacatttcagtcaatgaatcattagtaaaacaaacatgctttttatcttcagtagacacaaattcaaatggtgcacccaatttcatcggtaattcttttatctgtggtactctagccctgtcttgcaagtaccatatccattgtatgattctagctaggggcactattttctttccttgttcttgatttaaatgtacataagtatttccttcttgcactgcgcagaaacttaATGTCTGCATTATTTCagttgccaaatcacaagcgcgcagctgcatattatttttcacagtgaccatatacaaaagtgttaggatttctctcaaatgagggctattctttttccaaaaatcaaacaagctaatgaaactcggggtgtcttgctctaaaatccttcgttttacttgtgcattttgcaacggtaactcgtaatcgtgttatcagttaaggaatgcactttgtctgccaaaaaccctggctcacacggaaactcagtgcagctcggagctgtcttaaccccctcattactggaatgggacaagaaagattcttcaaaaacagcctttttataactttcagtcgggctaatttgctcacgtaaattcctattttcatgttccaactgcctacatttctcctgcatttctctgtaagcagataaaggtatccagacctttctgtcatcattacttccaaaacacacgttttctacatatatacaacgggaattatttctcaaaacaacatcaggcattttagctacacatgcattttcttctgtaattccccaaacagaaaacaattcacagtttttcttagcaccatcaggcagttcatcaacacatgtattctcagacatggtctgccgtgctactgtgattctccaaacagaaaacaatttcggtaattctccaaacaacaaaaacaattacactttgaaagtgtgcacttagaaatctactaactcgtcaaaccccttcttaatcacctcttaatgaccgacaccccacgactccaggtaccaattgtagtgctttcctcttatctagtttctaagcactaacataacacaacagaaatgcacttctgaggtcaaagaagacttttattgttgttatatgaatgacgaattagtagctttcaagtccgcgttaatcaaacaaaatatatcagtttgcaatatacacagcaggttatatttataagatattgaatgcaaagcaaaacaaatacttcaccgtgtaggaactatttacagctacatctttctaaggtctgcaagctggtgacccctgtcagccgcgagaaagagtttcatctacccacacgggatgctggcagctggcgccaagctccagcacgaggtccggcagattcgaatctcactctctgcagcctgttacattcgttacaaaggtgtgccccctcctctcagacctgggaaactgagcaagccttttggagactggccaggtctccaagactactcctgttcccaagctcaagcgaggaaaaacaacgcccatgtactctctcttatcaggtctagtctactgtgagagcaaaacatcttggttctctggtgcaaaaacacagcttggaaaaatacagcttggattctcaactgcaatgtctaactccacgttaaaggcaatgggcagctaacctaaatatcaaatgcaatgtcatgttaaaggcaataggcagctaacctaaatatcaaatgcaatgtctagtgtcatgtcaaagccaataggcatctaagctgaatacaaaatgcaatgtcttatatcatgtcaaagcccataggcagctgagctgaatataaaatgcaatgtataatatcatgtcaaagccaataggcagcggagctgaatacaaaatgcaatgtctaatatcatgtcaaagccaataggcagttaagctgaatacaaaatgcaatatataatatcatgtcaaagtcaataggcagaatatctaatagcatgtcaaagtcaataggcagctaaactgaatacatcatgtcaaagtcaataggaatgcaatgtcaaagccaataggcggctagactggatacagcatgtcaaagccaataggcagaatatctaatagcatgtcaaagtcaataggcagctaaactgaatacatcatgtcaaagccaataggcagaatacagaatgtaatggctaatgcgatgtcaaagcccataggcgggtaaactgaatacagaaagtaatggctaatgccatgtcaaagcccataggtggctcaactgaacaaaacatacaatgtgctactggtgaacattgagcaactaatatgcgcagtggtgaaacacaaagtcattggtcaacacaaaacttatcaaatggcagggcAGGACAGGTCCCCTCTCAGAATTTAGAATTTTTAGGCATCCAGGTAGCTACTCTTTTGTCACAACATTTGCTTCCACACAAGTAAGTAACAAAGATAAAGagataaaatttgtttttttatttcaaaggaggagatcttttaaaaaaaaaacttgcaagagTGTTGGGGCTTCTTCATCTATATGGGCCCTTACATTACAGGGGCCAGCAGAGACTGATGCATGGGGCTTAAGAAAAGGCTTATGGTATGGAGACACTTTCCCTGTCATTAGATGATCGGGAGGATCTGGAGTGGTGGTTAAGGATTCTAGAGGCATGAAACGGCAAGGCCATATTTGGAAATGCTCCAGTCCTGGTCTTGGAATCAGATGCCAGCAATCTAGGTTGGGGAGCATATCTGAACAGTTTAGAAACAGGTGGAAGATGGTTCGAGAAGGAGAGATTAATCTATATAAGTTGTTTAGAGATGCTAGCGGAACGCAATGCTTTAATGAGTTTCAAGAATTTATTGACAACCAGTGTTACACTGATTCGTTTAGACAATTACAGAGATATATCTTATATAACCACTTGGGTGGTCCGAGATTGAAGGTTGTGATGGAGTTAGCAAAACACTTTTGGTATTTCTATTGGAACCAAAAGATTATATTGAGAGCAGAATTTATTCCAGGCCTACAAAATGTAAGAGCAGATTGGAATTCCAGATACATCAGGAATTCCAGTGATTGGAAATTGAATCCAGTCGTTTTCTGTCATattcagagactttggggtgcAATACAAGTAGACTTGTTTACGACCAGAttgacttggtagcttggcacgagcaggcaggcttaacttccgaagcaatgtgtacagtatttgtaccaacacacgcagtaactcagagaaaacactacaaaatgacacaacacaggtttagcaaaataggtaatatttatctaaacaaaacaagaccaaaatgataaaaatccaacatatacaagtcaagatatgaagttaaaaaataataagagtcttgagccttagaaagcagtgagaacgttgttattgcacaaaagtacctgggtagtgccaaaataaagccgcacgggcgagtctGCGTCGGAAAaggcaagcgatgcgtcgatttctctctcgcaagcgagaccatgctttgttccttctccggtcgggtcagcatgcGTTGTTTCTTTGGTCCTGCAAGAGAACAAAGCGTCGATCCCAGAcaagctttgcattgattttttgcacccagcaatgttgcgttgaaatccggtcgcacagtgtcaagaaaccggtCTGCGTGGGGGCTTGTGTTGTTAAGAGCAGCCATTgctggtgttgcgcatcgtttctccagcgcgttgcatcgatctcccaaccGCGATATAGGcagagtgtcgattttagccatgaggccggcagcacgtcatttatcagctgcagggtgggtggtgcgtcaaaagtttccccgcacatcggtctttgcatggatttctgtccctttcaagggcccagagacaggttagggcaccacttgttaggcaggaatctcagcagaaagcccaagtgctggcagagagaagtctttgttgttcctgagacttcaacaacctgaagcaagctcagttaaagcccttggagaatcgtcaccagtgggaagtcacacaaaagtcaatctttgtcctctttcagacagaagcagctactgcagcccaacccaccaaagcacagtcacaggcaaagggccagTATTCCTcctcaagcttctccagctcttctcctgggcagatgttcctcttgcttccagaagtaatctgattttcaggggttttgggtccttttcttgtacccctctctgcctttgaagtaggcctacttcaaagagaggtctctgttgttttcaagatcctgccttgcccaggccaggccccagacacacactagggggttggagactgcattgtgtgagagcaggcacagcccttccttcccctccagcccagatggcccatcaggatatgcaggctacccccagctccctttgtgtcactgcctagagaagagctgcaagcagcccaactgtcaaactgacccagacaaggaatccacaaacaggcagagtcacagaatggtttaagcaagaaaaggcctactttctaaatgtggcattttcaaacacatagaccctcattccactgtggctgtccacggaagcaccgccaacaggctggcggtgcttcatgtggtattccgaccgcggctgtaaagccgcggtcgcccagccgggtccggcggtttcctgccggattagccccggctgggagaaccctccatggcggcgctgcaagcagcgccgccatggggattccgaccccctttccgccagccagtttctggcggttttcaccgccagaaacaggatggcgggaacgggtgttgtggggcccctgggggcccctgcactgcccatgccactggcatgggccgtgcaggggccccctaacagggccccagcatgattttcactgtctgcattgcagacagtgaaaatcgcgacgggtgcaactgcacccgtcgcacccctgcaacaccgccggctccattcggagccggcttctgtgttgcagggcctttcctgctcggccggcgggcgctcccttggcgggcgcccgccggcccagcgggaaagtctgaatggcctgcggtcttttgaccgcggagcggtcatttggcagcgtcagtttggcgggcggccaccgccgcccgccaaacttagaatgacccccataatctaaaaaccaacttcactaaaagatgtatttgtaaatcatGAATTCAGAGACCCtcagctccatatttctatctgctcctcaagggaatctgtgctttaaggatatttaaaggcaccccgccatgttaacctatgagagagataaaccttgcaacagtgaaaaacaaatttggcagtatttcactgttaagacatgttaaacacatcagtacatgtcccatcttcaatatacactgcaccctgcatgtgggactacctagggcgtaccttaggggtgccttacatgtataaaaagggaaggtttaggcctggcaagttggtacacttgccaagtcgaactggcagttgaaactgcacacacacacacactgtagtagcaggtctgatacatgtttacagggctactaatgtgggtgggacGTCCAGTGTCactgtcccactagtagcatttgatttacaggccctgggcacctccagtgcacattaatagggacttactagtaaatcaaatatgccaatcaggaataaaccaatcaacaataccatgtacacagagagcaaatgcactctagcactggtttgcagaggtaaagtgcccagagtcctaaagccaacaaaaacaggtcagaaaaactaggaggaaggaggcaaaaaacttCGGGATGACCTTGAAAAAAGGCCCGAGTCCAACAGTAtacatttcactttgtgccctggTAAAAGCTGGCATGTTCGGTACGTGGTATTCTAACTTGTGCTGCCACTCCAGGAGTTCAGGCATCAGTTCCCAATTCCTAGACACATTAGTACAGCAGGACTGTTCTTGAAACACTAcaggatttattatataaacaccttGTAGGCCTAAAGGGGGCAGAATGCATTCCAGTTATTACCGTCCTGTGACACATATTATTCCATTGACAACTTCACTGATCCTGGTGCTGACTCTTCAGCTACTCAAGATGATTGCCACCGAGACAACAGGCAGACTCTGGCCAGACTTTTCAGGTATGGGATCAAGGTCGCTCTCGTAGACCGGGATAAGAAGAAGGGTTACAACCGCTATGCTCTCAGTCTCTATCACACAGAGAGCATTCGTAGCTCCCCCAGTAAATAGttccagattttttattttttatttaaatacaatcGGTCCAAAataatttgggccatttaaaattgGTAAAAATAACAAtcttacataaatatttaaaatccaTTAGAAACACAATAACCCATCGTATTCCATAATAACAATCGTACAGGATACTAGTAAAATCTAGTAATCaactaacataaaaaatatttcaataaaatcctTATAACTGTAGATAAAATCTCACTAAAAATACAGCAATTTAACAGATTTGACGTAAAAAATATCTCTATAAACTTGTACGATCTCAATTTACTCCTACAATGGGCCACAACTTCTTACTAAAATACAAATGAGGTGTTGCATGTAAATTAACACGTTCACAATAATAGCAAGGTGGGTAACACGTTTAAAAAAATAAGAggaggtgcaaaaaaaaaaagaaaaaaatatatatctaattgaaatctccctctataaaCAGAGGCTCACCCAGCTCTAGGAGCCCTTCGCAGGAGTGAGCCTACGACGGATACACCAAGCCGCCGATAAAAATTTAGTAACTGAGGTGACTACCAGTGTGGATGTATCGTGTTTGCATATTCTAGTGGCATTTGCTCTGTCCAATAGTGATAGGTTtctacagagggggataatccactttcctctagggctcttATATGAAGGGCAAAAGAACAggatatgctctattgtttctttatagTAAGGGCAAAATATACATCTGTCAGTTGAAGGGTCGctggatgaccagtgggccgtaAGGT belongs to Pleurodeles waltl isolate 20211129_DDA chromosome 9, aPleWal1.hap1.20221129, whole genome shotgun sequence and includes:
- the LOC138259687 gene encoding uncharacterized protein isoform X2, with amino-acid sequence MSENTCVDELPDGAKKNCELFSVWGITEENACVAKMPDVVLRNNSRCIYVENVCFGSNDDRKVWIPLSAYREMQEKCRQLEHENRNLREQISPTESYKKAVFEESFLSHSSNEGVKTAPSCTEFPCEPGFLADKVHSLTDNTRDQNVIYELPLQNAQVKRRILEQDTPSFISLFDFWKKNSPHLREILTLLYMVTVKNNMQLRACDLANEIMQTLSFCAVQEGNTYVHLNQEQGKKIVPLARIIQWIWYLQDRARVPQIKELQMKLCAPFEFVSTEDKKHVCFTNDSLTEMLFSGTVEGTALYNVCQILKQELREMCHFYADFWFIADVLAVCFYIWLVPNWFNYLADVNEKNSEREVYTQNSDLVGMAKWVPQKCEQLREKATYRSYHVSPLSLSALCGPPSGVCVWGRGRDRIPNLNLAE
- the LOC138259687 gene encoding uncharacterized protein isoform X1, translated to MSENTCVDELPDGAKKNCELFSVWGITEENACVAKMPDVVLRNNSRCIYVENVCFGSNDDRKVWIPLSAYREMQEKCRQLEHENRNLREQISPTESYKKAVFEESFLSHSSNEGVKTAPSCTEFPCEPGFLADKVHSLTDNTRDQNVIYELPLQNAQVKRRILEQDTPSFISLFDFWKKNSPHLREILTLLYMVTVKNNMQLRACDLANEIMQTLSFCAVQEGNTYVHLNQEQGKKIVPLARIIQWIWYLQDRARVPQIKELQMKLCAPFEFVSTEDKKHVCFTNDSLTEMLFSGTVEGTALYNVCQILKQELREMCHFYADFWFIADVLAVCFYIWLVPNWFNYLADVNEKNSEREVYTQNSDLVGMAKWVPQKCEQLREKATYRWAEMREMHIPLDLIKTVQHAQKQSVMQAVTEQLGRGKLPEQKWQSDQVLGRVIAADYQGKIEIMLIPRKESDSFIQIGDRMAQIGKSAVNGGLLKKESAPALLTVQEKGSCGAADKNLSTDVWAEALSDPPEPAENITKGLKNVLLIIKQGKKEEGCSLNEKCYLQEKSYLFLLQILPRFATVPECTVWSPFRCVRVGSGKGPNPQPEPG